The following are encoded in a window of Pedobacter cryoconitis genomic DNA:
- a CDS encoding GNAT family N-acetyltransferase: MKTTSTIFDLTELRTQAEQVNFKSLINCCCREFDNWSRYEGIPKYDVALADYMRSSGYTSFLRFDFTGIGIEVFVPLAYFSESGVHSFFYPIVERNCQTDVIRAIDPKRFVELIAAFAKDAYPDVDPEITLGRLENSIHNLRGYLFDFQSNNRKANQPEMSFIEAEQSLILGHSVHPLPKSREGFTEAELAKYSPETGGKFQLSYFLIHPDYVIEKSSEAVLTTVQLRNGLLAGDDETLKNILTQYPDWKVVPVHPWESEYLLTLSEVKEMQAAGLLHRLGSFGPLFTATSSVRTVYNEESEWMYKFSLHVKITNSFRVNYPHELHRGYDASVLLKTAWGQGIGKDFPEINLMTDPAFIMVSYQGQVIDGFSTSIRQNPFRGAASKKNVGMVASLTQDGVLGQAPRMLNLITEAASRQGKPVQEVAIAWFTQYLKITIKPLVGVFNKYGLGGEYHQQNMLVEFDAQLFPARLHFRDNQGYFFRQGKVEELYTVIPDFGIDSRSFIGEPRLINFHSYYLLVNHLLGIVNALGRSGLADEQVLISLLYDAYWAEEEADTTGLVAHLLNSTILTIKGNLLTNLNNMDEASAPRTHPAVYKEFPNPLNKKVFSKELINPKGKDVVFSRYFPKEDVEITIRPLDLDRDLEMLHEWFHREHALKIWKMNWPIRELETFYRTLLAGNVVNSYIGEANGVPTFNFEVYWACRDLVGKYYDALPTDYGTHQFIAPVDPKLKFASPSTQSILDYVFAEPKVGKMVGEGSVDSMASIMNKAHVGFKIEKVIELPDKKANLNFCYREWYWAKFPAAKDFRNELVPALKPKTS; encoded by the coding sequence ATGAAAACAACAAGTACTATTTTCGACTTAACTGAGCTGCGTACACAGGCAGAACAAGTTAATTTTAAATCACTGATTAATTGCTGCTGCCGGGAGTTTGACAATTGGAGCCGCTATGAAGGTATTCCAAAATATGATGTGGCGCTGGCCGATTATATGAGATCAAGTGGTTACACCTCATTTCTAAGATTTGATTTTACAGGTATAGGCATAGAAGTTTTCGTACCTCTTGCTTATTTTTCTGAGAGTGGGGTTCACTCTTTCTTTTATCCGATTGTAGAACGCAATTGTCAAACAGATGTAATTCGGGCCATAGATCCGAAGCGGTTTGTAGAATTGATTGCGGCGTTTGCTAAGGATGCCTATCCTGATGTCGATCCGGAGATTACCTTGGGGCGGCTTGAAAATAGTATTCACAATTTAAGGGGTTATCTTTTCGATTTCCAGTCGAATAACCGCAAAGCTAACCAGCCTGAAATGTCGTTTATTGAGGCAGAACAGTCCTTGATATTGGGGCACAGCGTACATCCGCTGCCAAAAAGCAGAGAAGGGTTTACGGAAGCAGAGCTGGCTAAGTATTCTCCGGAAACCGGTGGAAAGTTTCAGTTAAGTTACTTCCTGATTCATCCGGACTATGTCATTGAAAAGAGTTCTGAAGCGGTACTGACTACGGTGCAGCTCAGAAATGGCCTGCTGGCCGGTGATGACGAAACTTTAAAGAATATATTGACGCAGTACCCAGACTGGAAAGTTGTTCCGGTACATCCATGGGAGTCTGAATATTTATTAACACTGTCGGAAGTAAAGGAAATGCAGGCGGCAGGACTTTTACATCGTCTGGGTTCATTCGGCCCCTTGTTTACAGCAACTTCATCGGTTCGTACCGTGTACAATGAAGAGAGCGAATGGATGTATAAATTCTCTTTGCATGTTAAAATCACCAATTCTTTCCGCGTCAATTATCCGCATGAGCTACACCGTGGATATGATGCGAGTGTTTTATTAAAAACAGCCTGGGGTCAGGGGATTGGGAAAGATTTTCCGGAGATAAACTTGATGACAGACCCTGCATTTATTATGGTGAGTTACCAGGGACAGGTGATTGATGGCTTTAGCACAAGTATCCGTCAAAATCCTTTCCGCGGAGCAGCTTCGAAAAAGAATGTAGGCATGGTTGCTTCTTTAACTCAGGATGGTGTATTAGGACAAGCGCCAAGAATGCTGAATTTGATCACAGAAGCCGCAAGCCGCCAGGGAAAACCCGTTCAGGAAGTTGCGATTGCCTGGTTTACGCAGTATTTGAAAATTACCATTAAACCGTTAGTCGGTGTCTTTAATAAATATGGGCTGGGCGGGGAGTATCATCAGCAGAATATGCTGGTTGAGTTTGACGCTCAGCTTTTCCCGGCCAGATTGCACTTCAGGGATAATCAGGGCTATTTTTTCCGCCAGGGTAAAGTAGAAGAACTTTATACCGTCATTCCTGATTTTGGGATTGACAGCAGATCTTTTATCGGAGAGCCAAGATTGATTAATTTCCATAGCTATTACCTGCTGGTGAATCATCTGTTAGGTATTGTAAATGCTTTAGGCAGAAGCGGACTGGCAGATGAGCAGGTGTTAATCAGCTTGTTATATGATGCCTATTGGGCAGAAGAAGAAGCCGATACCACAGGTTTAGTTGCGCATCTGCTGAATAGTACCATATTAACTATCAAAGGGAATTTGCTGACCAATCTGAATAATATGGATGAGGCCAGTGCGCCCAGAACACATCCCGCTGTTTATAAAGAATTTCCTAATCCGCTGAATAAAAAGGTGTTTTCTAAAGAACTGATCAATCCAAAAGGGAAAGATGTTGTTTTTAGCCGTTACTTTCCGAAAGAGGATGTTGAAATCACTATCCGTCCTTTAGACCTGGACCGTGATCTGGAAATGCTGCATGAGTGGTTCCACCGTGAACATGCATTAAAGATCTGGAAAATGAACTGGCCAATCCGTGAACTGGAAACATTTTACCGCACTTTACTGGCTGGAAATGTAGTGAACAGCTATATCGGGGAAGCTAATGGTGTACCTACTTTCAACTTTGAAGTTTATTGGGCCTGCCGCGATTTAGTAGGTAAATACTATGATGCTTTACCAACTGATTACGGTACACACCAGTTTATCGCACCCGTTGATCCTAAATTGAAATTTGCTTCTCCATCTACGCAATCCATACTGGATTATGTTTTTGCAGAACCAAAGGTCGGGAAAATGGTTGGAGAGGGTTCTGTAGATTCTATGGCTTCGATTATGAATAAGGCACATGTTGGGTTCAAAATTGAAAAGGTAATCGAATTGCCAGACAAGAAAGCCAACCTGAATTTCTGTTATCGGGAATGGTACTGGGCAAAATTCCCGGCAGCCAAAGATTTTCGAAACGAACTGGTCCCAGCACTTAAGCCTAAAACATCTTAG
- a CDS encoding IucA/IucC family protein — protein MTTTNLLKSVMPLHLPIWEKVNTDLFAKTLTELMHEQIALPQIISEEQDGLIHFRLNTDHENIYYTFSAYPRLLDYWHILKPSILKHVNGLAKPATDVPAFFTEVQQTFGLNSFTLAHYIEEILHTLYADAFIQSRGRMAAGTLAEADYQTIEHQMEGHPWIIVNKGRLDFNQEDYLNYAPEANQDIRLMWIAVHRSRAAFKAVEEIDEQEFFEAELGKEKINTFNNYLSAKGLVPSDYLLMPAHEWQWNNKLLILFAADIASQLLVPLAFGDDLYSPQQSIRTFFNLSHPDKHYVKTAISILNTGTVRGLPPKQLAIAPRLTAWLKSILLTDTYLQELGLVLLGEVATIGYLHPNYTGIIDPPFQYNEYLGVLWRESPGKFLKPGEKLMTMASLLYIDDAGKSFVQELIERSRLTAEEWLMTYLNAYLKPLLHIYYQHAVCVNPHGENVILIMENYVPVRIVLKDFAGDILLNEEAQAKLPKDFSENMILSSNPENVPLVILIGVFEAYFRYLGDIFHTTAGYPEKSFWKCVYEVIQTYQEAHPELNAKFERYNLFVPHFKRLNINSQRLFNGYKETTGFARSFKSGQLSNPLTLFRTAETEALKEN, from the coding sequence ATGACAACGACAAATTTACTGAAGAGCGTAATGCCTCTTCATCTTCCGATATGGGAAAAAGTGAATACGGATCTTTTTGCCAAAACATTAACAGAATTGATGCATGAGCAGATTGCGCTTCCACAAATTATCAGTGAAGAGCAGGACGGACTGATTCACTTCAGGCTGAATACTGATCATGAAAATATCTATTATACTTTTTCAGCTTACCCCCGGCTGCTGGATTACTGGCATATCCTTAAACCTTCGATCCTGAAGCATGTAAATGGGCTGGCAAAACCAGCAACAGATGTGCCGGCTTTTTTTACCGAAGTACAGCAGACCTTTGGTCTTAACTCTTTTACACTTGCACATTACATAGAAGAAATCCTGCATACTTTATACGCAGATGCTTTTATTCAGTCCAGAGGACGGATGGCAGCGGGTACTTTAGCTGAGGCAGATTATCAGACCATTGAGCATCAGATGGAGGGGCACCCCTGGATTATTGTCAATAAGGGAAGGCTTGATTTTAATCAAGAAGATTACCTTAACTATGCACCGGAAGCAAACCAGGATATCAGGTTGATGTGGATTGCGGTACATAGAAGCCGTGCTGCCTTTAAAGCGGTAGAGGAGATCGATGAGCAAGAGTTTTTTGAAGCTGAATTAGGCAAAGAGAAAATCAATACATTTAACAACTATTTATCCGCAAAGGGGTTAGTACCTTCAGATTATCTGCTGATGCCAGCACATGAGTGGCAGTGGAATAATAAACTGCTGATCTTATTTGCGGCTGATATTGCCAGTCAGTTGTTAGTTCCTTTAGCATTTGGGGATGACCTTTATTCCCCTCAGCAAAGTATCCGTACATTTTTTAACCTGAGCCACCCTGATAAACATTATGTAAAGACGGCTATTTCTATCCTGAACACCGGAACAGTAAGAGGTTTGCCGCCAAAGCAACTCGCTATTGCACCACGTTTAACGGCATGGCTTAAAAGTATCTTATTAACTGATACATATTTGCAGGAGCTGGGTTTAGTGCTTTTAGGCGAAGTGGCTACCATTGGTTACTTACATCCTAACTATACCGGGATTATAGATCCGCCATTTCAATACAATGAATACCTGGGCGTATTGTGGAGAGAAAGTCCCGGGAAATTCTTAAAGCCGGGAGAAAAGTTAATGACCATGGCTTCGCTTTTATATATAGATGATGCCGGAAAAAGCTTTGTACAGGAGCTGATTGAAAGATCGAGGCTTACGGCTGAAGAATGGTTAATGACCTATCTGAATGCTTACCTGAAACCGTTGCTGCATATCTATTATCAACATGCCGTTTGTGTAAACCCGCATGGGGAAAACGTAATACTGATTATGGAAAACTATGTGCCTGTCCGTATTGTGCTCAAAGATTTTGCGGGTGATATCTTGCTCAATGAAGAAGCTCAGGCAAAATTGCCGAAAGACTTCTCTGAAAATATGATTCTTTCTTCCAACCCTGAAAATGTACCCCTGGTGATTTTGATCGGGGTGTTTGAAGCATATTTCAGGTATTTAGGGGATATCTTCCACACTACGGCCGGTTATCCGGAAAAATCATTCTGGAAATGTGTCTATGAGGTGATTCAAACTTACCAGGAGGCACATCCGGAGCTAAATGCAAAATTTGAAAGATATAATCTGTTTGTGCCACATTTTAAGCGTTTAAATATCAATAGTCAGCGCTTGTTCAATGGTTATAAAGAGACTACAGGCTTCGCAAGATCATTTAAAAGCGGACAGTTAAGCAATCCGCTGACCTTGTTCAGAACTGCTGAAACCGAAGCATTAAAAGAAAATTAA